The Centroberyx gerrardi isolate f3 chromosome 7, fCenGer3.hap1.cur.20231027, whole genome shotgun sequence genome contains a region encoding:
- the LOC139932111 gene encoding THAP domain-containing protein 6-like, producing MAESRNKSFCSVPKCSNSKQKQPYLIFHLFPVEVQQRRQWIHAIKRDEGPFFTVRRGSTCVCSMHITQADYQPSSSRLKIGAVPSLFQWNNYGAPPSRETAYARANARLGVDVREAGSESGGAAAVQVMDHDYASHPPPGALDNALQYTEELEARLQKISLNP from the exons ATGGCGGAAAGTAGGAATAAAAGTTTTTGTAGTGTCCCAAAGTGTAGTAACTCCAAACAGAAACAACCgtatttaatatttcatttgttCCCAGTTGAAGTACAACAAAGAAGACAATGGATCCATGCTATTAAAAGAGACGAAGGACCATTCTTCACAGTTAGACGGGGAAGCACATGCGTATGTAGTATGCACATTACCCAGGCTGACTACCAGCCCAGCAGTAGCCGACTGAAGATCGGGGCTGTTCCAAGCCTCTTTCAGTGGAACAACTACGGTGCCCCCCCAAGCAGAGAAACAGCATATGCCAGGGCAAATGCTCGTTTAGGTGTAGATGTTCGTGAGGCAGGCAGCGAATCTGGCGGTGCAGCTGCTGTCCAAGTCATGGATCACGATTACGCAAGTCATCCACCTCCAG GTGCACTGGATAATGCATTACAGTACACCGAAGAACTTGAGGCCAGACTGCAGAAAATATCCTTGAATCCTTGA
- the LOC144539442 gene encoding general transcription factor II-I repeat domain-containing protein 2B-like, protein MKVSNLSRHYNTSHKDKYDKYTGAGRAAILADLKGKVQKQQRFFTQAASVQESSLKASYAVSLQLAKAKKPLSEGEMVKKGAIEMANAFGDAKMAKNFESVSLSQRTVTRRIFDIQSHVEGKLKRVMADSSYFSLALDESTDVTDVSQLLVYARSINASFDVHEELLKLVPLHGTTKGSDIFDAVKGVVSEYGGFDKLSAVVTDGAPSMQGRRTGFAGLLRQSGVDCPILHCIIHQEALCAKHLNFKHVMDVVTKVTNLIRGGNRSLNHRKFMAFLEEVDAAYGDLQLHTDIRWMSRGKCLERFYVLRLDIPVFLENSLTADTSVYCDKLRDPQFLCDMAFLTDITGHLNYLNVRLQGKDQTVSDLFGHVNGFQRKLGLFKDNLASDPPNLTHFPACGELRKDIPECETTMHRYREAIETLQDQFNDRFQDFHDMRGTIQLFTDPLSAVVNDQPPKLQMELCELQGDAFFQMKRNERGVSFWILLPETRFPLLRDFALKQASMFGSTYICESNFSTMKHIKSKERNRLSDETLFHLMQLGCTGIDVDIPLIVRQHDRLQVSH, encoded by the exons ATGAAAGTAAGCAACTTGAGCCGCCACTACAACACCTCACACAAGGATAAATATGACAAGTACACCGGGGCCGGCAGAGCAGCTATCCTAGCGGACCTGAAAGGGAAAGTACAAAAACAGCAGCGCTTTTTCACCCAGGCCGCAAGTGTCCAAGAGTCAAGTCTGAAAGCATCATATGCTGTCTCACTCCAGCTTGCCAAAGCAAAGAAGCCACTATCAGAAGGAGAGATGGTGAAAAAAGGCGCGATTGAGATGGCTAACGCCTTCGGAGATGCAAAAATGGCTAAAAATTTTGAATCGGTGTCCCTCTCCCAACGCACAGTGACTCGCAGGATTTTTGACATTCAAAGTCATGTGGAGGGAAAGCTGAAACGAGTCATGGCAGACTCTTCATACTTTTCGTTAGCGTTAGATGAGAGCACAGACGTTACCGATGTTAGCCAGCTACTGGTGTACGCAAGATCAATAAATGCGTCATTTGATGTACACGAGGAACTGTTAAAACTGGTACCACTGCACGGCACAACAAAGGGATCCGACATTTTTGACGCAGTGAAGGGTGTTGTCAGCGAATATGGTGGATTTGACAAGCTATCTGCCGTTGTTACTGATGGGGCTCCATCAATGCAAGGAAGGCGCACTGGCTTCGCTGGACTCCTCCGTCAAAGTGGTGTGGATTGCCCAATACTGCACTGCATCATACACCAG GAGGCCCTCTGTGCAAAGCATCTCAACTTCAAGCATGTCATGGATGTGGTAACAAAAGTTACCAATCTGATTCGAGGGGGGAACAGGTCTCTAAACCATCGGAAATTCATGGCCTTTCTAGAGGAGGTGGATGCTGCCTACGGTGAtctacagctgcacacagacatCAGGTGGATGAGCCGCGGTAAATGCCTGGAGAGGTTTTACGTGCTGCGCCTCGACATTCCCGTGTTTTTGGAGAACAGCCTTACTGCGGATACAAGTGTGTACTGTGACAAATTGAGGGATCCACAGTTTCTCTGTGACATGGCCTTTCTCACTGACATAACTGGACATCTCAATTACTTGAATGTCCGGTTGCAAGGCAAAGATCAGACCGTTTCCGACCTTTTTGGTCATGTGAATGGCTTTCAGAGGAAGCTCGGCCTGTTCAAAGATAACCTTGCGTCAGATCCCCCGAATTTGACACACTTCCCCGCATGTGGAGAGCTGCGCAAAGACATCCCCGAATGTGAGACGACGATGCACCGCTACAGAGAAGCCATTGAAACGTTGCAGGATCAATTCAACGATCGCTTTCAGGATTTCCACGACATGCGAGGCACAATCCAGCTTTTCACTGACCCCCTCTCAGCTGTTGTGAATGACCAGCCACCCAAACTACAAATGGAACTGTGCGAGCTACAAGGCGACGCCTTTTTCCAAATGAAACGGAATGAGAGGGGGGTGTCTTTTTGGATACTGTTGCCCGAGACCCGCTTCCCTCTCTTGAGAGATTTTGCGCTTAAACAGGCCAGCATGTTCGGGAGCACATACATATGTGAGAGCAACTTCTCCACGATGAAGCACATCAAgtcaaaagagagaaacagactgtCAGACGAAACATTGTTTCATCTGATGCAGCTTGGATGCACTGGCATCGATGTTGACATTCCCCTTATTGTGCGTCAGCACGACAGGCTACAAGTGTCTcattaa